One stretch of Jiangella gansuensis DSM 44835 DNA includes these proteins:
- a CDS encoding alkaline phosphatase D family protein, translating to MSERAHSRRLDRRRFLGYSGAGAAAVMLGTGWWDTIAYSAPRLPGNPFTLGVASGDPGPGSVVLWTRLAVDPFAQDGLGGMPNATYPVQYQVATDERFANVVKAGTVFASPELGYSVHPEVHGLQPGRHYWYRFRFRNLLSPVGRTRTAPAPGTMPDSFSFAVASCQSYHGGHYTAFQRMAEEDLDLVLHLGDYIYEESYGFSTDHDGNPIPDYMLGECFDLTAYRLQYSLYKSDRHLQAAHAACAWITTFDDHEVEDGWMADASKPDTEPDQDPAVFRQRKAAAFQAMYENLPLRHNQMPAGPDIRVHRRIPYGDLADFTMLDTRQYRSERDGRLDPDSTMLGGKQREWLLDGFAASRARWQLIGNQVPMAQLDRDPDEQAESWFADSWDAYVVERDLVLTGAYQRAVENLVVVTGDRHSNYLMDLKADYADPDSPVVGTEIVGTSISSNRDGADMLPVGEGYLLANPHMKFCNFQRGYCRVTVTPDELVNDFRVLPYISRPDAPISTRASFVVENGRPGADHA from the coding sequence ATGTCCGAACGCGCGCACAGCCGTCGGCTCGACCGGCGACGATTCCTGGGATACTCCGGCGCCGGCGCGGCCGCCGTCATGCTGGGCACCGGCTGGTGGGACACCATCGCCTACTCGGCACCGCGGCTGCCCGGGAACCCGTTCACACTCGGCGTGGCCTCCGGCGATCCGGGACCGGGCAGCGTCGTGCTCTGGACGCGGCTCGCGGTCGACCCGTTCGCCCAGGACGGCCTGGGCGGCATGCCGAACGCGACGTATCCGGTCCAGTACCAGGTGGCCACGGACGAGCGATTCGCCAACGTCGTCAAGGCCGGCACCGTGTTCGCGTCGCCGGAGCTCGGCTACTCGGTGCACCCGGAGGTCCACGGCCTGCAGCCGGGCCGCCACTACTGGTATCGGTTCAGGTTCCGCAACCTGCTGTCCCCCGTCGGCCGCACCCGCACCGCGCCCGCTCCCGGCACGATGCCGGACTCCTTCTCGTTCGCCGTCGCCTCCTGCCAGAGCTACCACGGCGGCCACTACACCGCCTTCCAGCGCATGGCCGAGGAGGATCTGGACCTGGTGCTGCACCTCGGTGACTACATCTACGAGGAGTCGTACGGGTTCAGCACCGACCACGACGGGAACCCGATTCCCGACTACATGCTCGGCGAGTGCTTCGACCTCACTGCATACCGCCTGCAGTACTCGCTGTACAAGTCCGACCGCCATCTGCAGGCGGCCCACGCCGCGTGCGCGTGGATCACCACGTTCGACGATCACGAGGTCGAGGACGGCTGGATGGCTGACGCTTCCAAGCCCGACACCGAACCCGACCAGGACCCCGCCGTGTTCCGGCAGCGCAAGGCCGCCGCATTCCAGGCGATGTACGAGAACCTTCCGCTGCGGCACAACCAGATGCCGGCCGGCCCCGACATCCGCGTCCATCGCCGGATCCCGTACGGCGATCTGGCCGACTTCACGATGCTGGACACCCGCCAGTACCGCTCGGAGCGCGACGGCCGCCTGGATCCCGACTCCACCATGCTCGGCGGAAAGCAGCGCGAGTGGTTGCTCGACGGCTTCGCGGCCTCGCGGGCGCGCTGGCAGCTCATCGGCAATCAGGTGCCGATGGCCCAGCTGGACCGTGATCCCGATGAGCAGGCCGAATCCTGGTTCGCGGACTCATGGGACGCCTACGTCGTCGAGCGCGACCTCGTGCTAACCGGCGCCTACCAACGCGCCGTCGAGAACCTCGTCGTCGTCACCGGAGACCGGCACAGCAACTACCTCATGGACCTCAAGGCCGACTATGCGGACCCCGACTCGCCGGTCGTCGGTACCGAGATCGTGGGCACGTCGATCAGCAGCAATCGCGACGGCGCGGACATGCTCCCCGTCGGCGAGGGCTACCTCCTGGCCAATCCGCACATGAAGTTCTGCAATTTCCAGCGGGGCTATTGCCGGGTCACGGTCACGCCGGACGAACTGGTCAACGACTTCCGCGTCCTGCCGTACATCTCGCGGCCGGACGCGCCGATCAGTACCCGCGCCTCGTTCGTCGTCGAGAACGGCCGCCCGGGAGCCGACCATGCCTGA
- a CDS encoding LacI family DNA-binding transcriptional regulator, whose amino-acid sequence MARRPRQRDIARLAGVSQTTVSITLNGKTAEHGINRETQQKIMAAARELGYVPNVTARALRGGRNGLIGVHSFEPLFPTSQSSYYEEMMVGIEQQTIRSGQDLVLFTSLHQDDGPASIFHEGRNRLRIADGAIILGFDQHDDELARLAADGFPFVFIGRREQAAALMPYVTADYDAAVRDMARRIHERGHRDVVYIGVPDDAEPRVERRQAFRAACADLGLNLVEEILIAPEDLGTDRLTGVLDAGATAAVGEGARWLERLSQLCAELGVAIPGRLSVVGLDSLDATTHPWTHFEVPRRDIGARAVTLLLEVLDGRHELTYHERLPCRFEPGATLASAP is encoded by the coding sequence ATGGCGAGAAGGCCACGGCAGCGAGACATCGCGCGGCTCGCGGGTGTCTCGCAGACCACGGTCTCGATCACCCTGAACGGCAAGACGGCCGAGCACGGGATCAACCGCGAGACCCAGCAGAAGATCATGGCGGCGGCCCGCGAGCTCGGCTACGTCCCGAATGTGACCGCGCGTGCCCTGCGTGGCGGGCGCAACGGCCTGATCGGCGTCCATTCCTTCGAGCCGCTCTTCCCCACCAGCCAGAGCAGCTACTACGAGGAGATGATGGTCGGCATCGAGCAGCAGACCATCAGGTCGGGCCAAGACCTCGTGCTGTTCACGTCGCTCCACCAGGACGACGGGCCCGCGAGCATCTTCCACGAGGGCCGTAACCGGCTACGCATCGCCGACGGCGCCATCATCCTCGGGTTCGACCAGCACGACGACGAATTGGCGCGCCTGGCCGCCGATGGCTTCCCGTTCGTGTTCATCGGCCGCCGCGAACAGGCAGCCGCGCTGATGCCGTACGTCACCGCCGACTACGACGCGGCGGTCCGCGACATGGCTCGGCGCATCCACGAGCGCGGCCACCGCGATGTCGTCTACATCGGTGTGCCCGACGACGCCGAACCGCGTGTCGAGCGCCGTCAGGCGTTCCGGGCGGCCTGCGCCGACCTCGGCCTGAATCTGGTCGAGGAGATCCTCATCGCTCCTGAAGACCTCGGGACGGACCGGCTCACCGGCGTACTCGACGCGGGGGCGACCGCCGCCGTCGGAGAGGGCGCCAGGTGGCTGGAACGCCTCAGTCAGCTGTGCGCCGAACTCGGGGTCGCCATCCCGGGGCGGCTGTCCGTCGTCGGACTCGACTCGCTCGACGCCACCACACACCCGTGGACCCACTTCGAGGTGCCGCGGCGCGACATCGGGGCGCGCGCTGTGACGCTGCTGCTCGAGGTCCTCGACGGCAGGCACGAGCTGACCTACCACGAGCGCCTGCCGTGTCGGTTCGAACCGGGGGCCACGCTCGCCTCGGCGCCCTGA